The proteins below come from a single Natranaerofaba carboxydovora genomic window:
- a CDS encoding sigma-54-dependent Fis family transcriptional regulator yields the protein MESQNEKLVVISPYKNFADLARKIAREENKEVEVYNAVLDEGVEIAKRYENDKKTVIISRGATGALIKSKVDVPMIPVEINSFDILQALNEAKSLGDNIAYFEYFKRKNRYDFDNMKNIINLKNKNLEFYYYKDQDELDSQIDKAFEDGTEVVVASGMCILEKANKKGMKGAMVYSNWEAVYEAFKRADELMRVRKNDLIRNERFKKILTHSYGGVMEVENTGKVTYINEKGKELLKIPASEPIIGRDIEELKKDKNVFNKILGNGDIVINDVQTLKNKKCLINRIPVRFETQNEGIFINFTEISRIQKLENKIRKKLHSKGFVARFEFSQIHTNSPKMEKVIEKAKRYSKNDATILITGESGTGKEMFAQSIHNESKRKNGPFVAINCATLPDNLLESELFGYEDGAFTGAKKGGKLGLLELAHNGTIFLDEITETPPSLQARLLRVLEEKVVRRVGGEEIIPVDVRVVAACNDNIKERVKNKEFRNDLFYRLNVLNLNIPPLRKRPEDIPYLINLFVKEICEQENVTVEEIKAKHLNRLKSFKWLGNIRELKNFVEKYVLLSKDQDELESFRNLDELIEELYQDDYEMSSCEDEDGLDFDDDNNTRITVKLGTLKEMEEEIIRQVAKHHTSSKEELASLLGVSRTTLWKKLNS from the coding sequence ATGGAAAGTCAAAATGAAAAATTAGTCGTAATTTCGCCCTACAAAAACTTTGCTGACCTTGCGCGCAAAATAGCCAGAGAAGAAAATAAAGAAGTGGAGGTTTATAATGCGGTCTTAGATGAAGGAGTAGAAATTGCAAAAAGATACGAAAATGATAAAAAAACTGTAATTATCAGCAGAGGCGCTACAGGAGCTTTAATTAAAAGTAAAGTGGACGTGCCTATGATACCTGTAGAGATTAATTCCTTTGATATCTTACAGGCTCTAAACGAAGCCAAAAGCCTCGGTGATAATATTGCATATTTCGAATACTTCAAAAGAAAAAATAGATATGATTTTGATAACATGAAAAATATAATAAACCTAAAAAATAAAAACCTTGAATTCTATTATTATAAAGACCAAGATGAGTTGGATAGCCAGATAGACAAAGCTTTTGAAGACGGGACTGAAGTTGTGGTTGCCTCGGGTATGTGTATTCTTGAGAAGGCCAACAAAAAAGGCATGAAAGGTGCCATGGTTTATTCTAACTGGGAAGCAGTGTACGAAGCCTTCAAAAGAGCTGATGAGCTCATGAGAGTCAGGAAAAATGATCTGATACGAAACGAAAGGTTTAAGAAAATTCTTACCCACTCCTATGGTGGAGTAATGGAAGTCGAAAACACCGGCAAAGTAACTTATATAAATGAAAAAGGAAAAGAGCTTTTAAAAATACCTGCGAGTGAACCGATAATAGGAAGGGATATCGAAGAGCTAAAAAAAGATAAGAATGTCTTTAACAAAATTCTAGGTAATGGCGATATAGTTATAAATGATGTACAAACATTAAAAAACAAAAAATGCCTGATTAATAGAATACCGGTAAGATTTGAAACGCAGAACGAAGGCATCTTTATTAACTTTACTGAGATCTCTAGAATACAAAAACTAGAAAACAAAATTAGGAAAAAGCTTCACAGTAAGGGATTTGTTGCTAGATTTGAGTTTTCGCAAATTCATACTAATTCGCCCAAAATGGAAAAAGTCATTGAAAAGGCCAAAAGATACAGTAAAAATGATGCAACTATCCTAATAACGGGCGAGAGCGGTACCGGTAAAGAAATGTTCGCCCAAAGCATTCATAATGAGAGCAAAAGAAAAAATGGTCCATTTGTAGCTATAAACTGCGCTACCCTGCCGGACAATTTACTTGAGAGTGAGCTCTTTGGGTATGAGGACGGTGCTTTCACAGGGGCCAAAAAAGGCGGAAAACTAGGCCTGTTGGAGCTTGCTCATAATGGTACTATTTTTCTTGATGAAATAACAGAAACTCCACCTTCTCTTCAGGCAAGATTATTAAGAGTACTTGAGGAAAAAGTTGTTAGAAGAGTTGGCGGAGAAGAGATAATACCAGTGGATGTAAGAGTGGTTGCAGCCTGTAATGACAATATAAAAGAGAGGGTCAAAAACAAAGAGTTCAGAAATGATCTCTTCTATCGTTTAAATGTTCTAAATCTTAACATCCCTCCCCTTAGAAAGAGGCCTGAAGATATACCTTATCTGATAAACTTATTTGTCAAAGAAATCTGTGAACAAGAAAATGTAACTGTTGAGGAGATTAAGGCAAAACATCTAAACAGATTAAAGAGTTTTAAATGGCTTGGAAATATAAGAGAACTTAAAAACTTTGTAGAAAAGTATGTCCTTTTAAGTAAAGACCAGGATGAGCTTGAATCATTTAGAAATTTGGATGAACTAATTGAGGAGTTGTATCAAGACGATTACGAAATGAGTTCTTGCGAAGATGAGGACGGATTAGATTTTGACGATGATAACAATACCAGGATAACAGTTAAACTTGGCACGCTAAAGGAAATGGAAGAAGAAATAATAAGGCAGGTGGCTAAGCACCATACCAGCAGTAAAGAGGAGCTAGCCTCGCTGCTTGGAGTTAGTAGAACAACCCTTTGGAAAAAACTAAACAGTTGA
- a CDS encoding acetate--CoA ligase family protein, producing MKKDLTALFNPKSIAVVGASQNLDSIGGRPLRYFKEHNFEGKVYPVNPKYDEMHGVKCYKSISDIEDQVDVALIIVNYKLVLPVLQECVQKGVKHAIVYSSGFSEAGEEGKKIQDQIQELAKESGMGILGPNCQGVVNLRTGNTSTFSASMEIRPLKQGNIGFVTQSGALGYSIFNSAQEKGVGFSAVVSTGNEADLESLDFLEYFIEDENTSAIMTYLEEVNDGKRFRELLERALKANKPVICLKVGSSEVGQKAAASHTASMVSSDTSYDTLFKQTGVIRVYSVEEMIDIAYLLEKINKMPKGDNLAIVTTSGGAGILLADRASDKDINVPSLGDKAQEEVEKYIPAFGSALNPVDVTAQVINEAENFKGVLNSLADAPEIDGIIVVISMIYGEAGKQMAKDTVEVFDKIDKPLTVTWPAGDRLMSDNFEVLDEGDVPWYKCPVRGLESLSKLMKYSKAKNKILNAKKDESNDFDPDIKESLKKAFSNNNSDKNLGESEGKKILKTCGLTVPEGGLCRDKDEAIKLSSSLKSPQVMKIDSPDVLHKSDIGAVKLNLDSPEEVEKAYNEIMKAVKENSPDAKVNGVLLEEMETGEKEEVIIGVKRDPKFGPMVMFGLGGVYVEVLKDVAFRFAPLTHSEALEMIKEIKSFKILEGTRGKNKKDIDALADQIVKVSKLASLYEEYIEELDINPLVVLDEGKGVKALDALLIKR from the coding sequence ATGAAAAAGGATTTAACAGCTTTATTTAATCCAAAATCTATTGCTGTTGTAGGTGCTTCGCAAAACTTAGATTCCATTGGAGGAAGACCTTTAAGATACTTTAAGGAACACAACTTTGAGGGAAAGGTATATCCGGTTAATCCTAAATATGATGAGATGCACGGGGTTAAATGCTATAAAAGTATAAGCGATATTGAAGATCAGGTAGACGTAGCTCTTATTATAGTTAACTATAAGCTTGTTTTGCCGGTACTTCAGGAATGTGTCCAAAAAGGAGTAAAACATGCCATCGTTTATAGTTCTGGATTTTCTGAAGCGGGAGAAGAAGGTAAAAAGATTCAAGATCAAATTCAGGAGCTCGCCAAAGAATCTGGGATGGGTATTTTGGGTCCTAACTGTCAGGGTGTTGTGAATCTTAGAACAGGCAATACTTCTACTTTTAGTGCATCTATGGAGATAAGACCGCTAAAACAGGGCAATATTGGTTTTGTTACCCAGAGTGGGGCCCTTGGTTATTCAATCTTTAATTCAGCCCAGGAAAAAGGTGTTGGTTTTAGTGCAGTTGTTAGCACTGGTAACGAAGCAGACCTTGAATCTCTGGACTTTCTAGAATATTTCATTGAAGATGAAAACACCAGTGCAATCATGACTTATCTTGAAGAAGTAAATGATGGAAAGCGCTTTAGAGAACTTTTGGAGCGGGCACTTAAGGCAAATAAGCCTGTAATATGCCTTAAAGTTGGAAGCTCAGAAGTTGGCCAAAAAGCTGCAGCTTCTCATACTGCCTCAATGGTTAGCTCAGATACTTCTTATGATACCCTTTTCAAACAAACAGGAGTTATAAGAGTATATAGTGTGGAAGAGATGATAGATATTGCATATTTACTTGAGAAGATTAACAAAATGCCAAAAGGCGATAATTTAGCTATAGTTACTACTTCCGGAGGTGCAGGTATCCTTCTTGCCGATAGGGCTAGCGACAAAGATATCAATGTTCCTTCTCTTGGGGACAAAGCTCAAGAAGAAGTAGAAAAATATATCCCCGCTTTTGGCTCAGCCCTTAACCCTGTTGATGTAACAGCCCAGGTGATTAATGAAGCAGAAAACTTTAAAGGAGTCTTAAATTCCCTGGCAGACGCACCAGAGATAGATGGCATCATTGTAGTTATCAGTATGATCTATGGTGAAGCAGGTAAACAGATGGCAAAAGATACTGTAGAGGTCTTTGACAAAATAGATAAACCGTTAACAGTTACCTGGCCAGCGGGAGATAGATTGATGTCTGATAACTTTGAAGTGCTAGATGAGGGAGATGTTCCCTGGTACAAATGCCCTGTGAGGGGTCTTGAATCCCTATCCAAACTGATGAAATACAGCAAAGCCAAAAACAAAATATTAAATGCCAAAAAAGATGAATCTAATGACTTTGACCCTGATATCAAAGAATCCCTCAAAAAGGCTTTTTCAAACAACAACAGTGACAAAAACTTGGGTGAGTCAGAAGGGAAAAAGATTCTAAAAACCTGTGGCCTGACAGTTCCAGAAGGTGGCTTATGCCGTGACAAAGATGAAGCCATAAAGCTATCTTCATCACTTAAGTCTCCTCAGGTTATGAAGATCGACTCCCCGGATGTACTGCACAAGAGTGATATAGGGGCAGTTAAGCTAAACCTTGATTCGCCTGAAGAAGTAGAAAAAGCCTACAACGAAATAATGAAAGCAGTGAAAGAAAACTCCCCTGATGCAAAAGTCAACGGAGTATTGTTAGAAGAGATGGAAACAGGAGAAAAAGAAGAGGTTATTATAGGGGTCAAAAGAGACCCGAAATTTGGTCCTATGGTAATGTTTGGTCTAGGGGGAGTATATGTAGAAGTACTAAAAGATGTGGCATTTAGATTTGCACCCCTTACCCACTCTGAAGCTTTGGAGATGATAAAGGAGATTAAGAGCTTTAAAATCCTTGAAGGAACAAGAGGTAAGAACAAAAAAGATATTGATGCCTTGGCAGATCAGATAGTTAAAGTAAGTAAACTTGCCTCATTGTATGAAGAATATATAGAAGAACTAGACATCAACCCCCTTGTAGTACTAGACGAAGGAAAAGGGGTTAAAGCCTTAGACGCGCTACTCATAAAGAGATAG
- a CDS encoding polymer-forming cytoskeletal protein has translation MRKRLVISVFIVMFFALIFQGAGIIENSYVNAVEGNEQSQELERRGEIVKFSGDVHVEAGQIIEGDVVAFSGNVVVDGEVEGDVIAFAGDVKINGVVHGDAITMGGALTVSNDGTLRGGEISIQAGGVIDRLSAIGVHAPGMMALGNVFGMAIRIVSLLGFLVIAFLVVSLTKKYIDNMSDYLERNIGRILLIGLIGLAVFPVLLLAVALTIIGLPLVPFLIIGFFAVVFYGYVALAVLVGRYILNLFKTSQTIAIELIVGYVSLWLIQQLPLISAFIYIAIVIISLGLVIDTKFGTMNPWFKKTG, from the coding sequence ATGAGAAAAAGATTAGTAATTTCAGTATTTATTGTGATGTTTTTTGCTTTAATATTTCAGGGTGCTGGGATAATAGAAAACAGTTATGTTAATGCAGTTGAAGGAAATGAACAGAGTCAAGAATTGGAAAGAAGAGGCGAAATAGTCAAATTTAGTGGAGATGTACATGTTGAAGCGGGGCAGATAATTGAGGGCGATGTAGTTGCCTTTAGTGGTAATGTGGTGGTTGATGGAGAAGTAGAAGGAGACGTAATAGCTTTTGCCGGTGATGTCAAGATAAATGGTGTGGTTCATGGGGATGCTATTACAATGGGAGGAGCTTTGACAGTCTCTAATGATGGCACCCTTAGAGGCGGTGAGATATCGATACAGGCAGGAGGTGTGATTGACAGATTGAGTGCAATTGGTGTGCATGCCCCGGGTATGATGGCTCTTGGTAATGTTTTTGGAATGGCTATTAGGATAGTGTCTTTACTTGGGTTTTTGGTGATAGCTTTTCTTGTGGTATCTCTAACTAAAAAATACATTGATAACATGTCTGATTATTTGGAGAGAAATATTGGCAGGATTCTTCTTATAGGACTTATAGGGCTGGCAGTTTTTCCAGTGCTTCTTCTTGCTGTAGCACTGACAATAATAGGTCTTCCTCTGGTGCCATTTTTGATTATAGGATTTTTTGCAGTGGTATTTTATGGCTATGTAGCCCTTGCAGTGCTAGTAGGTAGATATATTCTTAATCTATTCAAAACATCTCAGACTATTGCAATTGAGTTAATTGTAGGCTATGTGTCTCTGTGGTTAATACAGCAGTTACCTTTAATTAGTGCCTTTATTTATATAGCTATTGTGATTATCTCCTTAGGCCTTGTCATAGATACGAAGTTTGGCACTATGAACCCCTGGTTCAAAAAAACCGGGTAA
- a CDS encoding anti-sigma factor family protein, with product MIKRYQRCDESAINLYLDGMLGSEEKEKLSSHIENCPKCERRLEELKNLYSSFDDVKKAAVPVNFEAQVMEEINSKPIPELDKSIYKNRILVGVKIIFIAALIILQGALFREQIITEVSSMLAAFSSVSSWIISQVLSFGIYILSLLEALLAFAQVTFEIFFGIYSSIFEIYFTLFILSLAVLLLLYRTLARIVSN from the coding sequence ATGATTAAAAGATATCAAAGATGCGATGAAAGTGCTATAAATCTATATCTAGATGGCATGCTAGGTAGTGAAGAAAAAGAAAAGCTTAGTTCCCATATAGAAAACTGCCCTAAGTGCGAAAGGCGGCTAGAAGAGCTAAAAAATCTTTATTCTAGCTTTGATGATGTTAAAAAAGCAGCAGTACCGGTAAATTTTGAAGCTCAAGTGATGGAAGAGATAAATAGCAAACCTATCCCAGAGTTAGATAAATCTATTTATAAAAATAGAATTTTAGTTGGGGTAAAAATTATTTTCATTGCGGCATTAATAATACTACAGGGGGCATTGTTTAGGGAGCAGATTATTACAGAGGTTAGTTCGATGCTAGCTGCTTTTTCGAGTGTTAGCAGTTGGATAATAAGTCAAGTTCTATCTTTTGGAATATATATTCTTTCGCTCTTAGAAGCTCTGCTGGCATTTGCCCAGGTTACTTTTGAAATATTTTTTGGGATATATAGTTCGATTTTCGAGATATACTTTACATTATTTATATTGTCCTTGGCTGTCTTGTTGTTATTATACCGAACCCTTGCAAGAATTGTATCAAACTGA
- a CDS encoding RNA polymerase sigma factor — translation MGSNDYLTDYLSDEKIVKKILEYGDSSFYSEIVNRYSKGILTLTKRMVKNSQDAEDLAQESFIKAYQKLDTFDAKYKFSTWIYKIATNTCLDYLKKKKDILLKDDDSMQKLESTNGSEGPEENLIQKEQLNYMEKAIKKLPHEFRAVVVLYHINGFNYKEIAEILDINQSKVKNRLFKGRKLLQKELVFLKEVDDD, via the coding sequence TTGGGAAGCAATGACTATCTAACTGATTATCTATCAGATGAAAAAATTGTCAAGAAGATACTAGAATATGGAGATAGCTCTTTCTACTCTGAGATCGTAAATAGATACTCAAAGGGGATTTTGACTCTTACAAAAAGAATGGTCAAAAACAGCCAGGATGCAGAGGACCTTGCCCAGGAGAGCTTCATAAAAGCTTATCAAAAACTTGATACTTTTGATGCTAAGTACAAATTTAGCACCTGGATATACAAAATAGCTACAAATACCTGCCTCGATTATTTGAAAAAAAAGAAAGATATTCTTTTAAAAGATGATGACAGTATGCAAAAGTTAGAAAGCACTAATGGATCAGAAGGGCCAGAAGAGAATTTGATCCAAAAAGAACAGCTAAACTACATGGAAAAAGCAATAAAAAAGCTCCCCCACGAATTCAGGGCTGTAGTGGTTCTCTATCACATTAATGGCTTTAACTACAAAGAAATAGCAGAGATTCTTGATATAAATCAATCAAAAGTAAAGAACAGGTTATTCAAAGGGAGAAAACTTCTCCAAAAAGAGCTTGTTTTTTTGAAGGAGGTCGATGATGATTAA
- a CDS encoding response regulator transcription factor has protein sequence MYKVLIVDDHEIVRIGLKQHLTRDDRIEQVDEAADGESAINKAKEGNYDVIIMDIRLPDKSGVKACEEIMNNNPEANVVMLTAYSDDDALIESILAGASGYLLKEVKAKSLVDTVVKAAMGQPLLSNEITQKVMERLQEKNENKRKKTSERLSPREFNILELVSEGKTNKEIGEKLYISEKTVRNQLSSIMSKLDLSNRAQAAAFYASELKDKNS, from the coding sequence TTGTATAAAGTTTTGATTGTTGATGATCATGAGATTGTTCGTATTGGTCTAAAACAACACTTAACGAGGGATGATAGGATAGAACAAGTAGATGAAGCAGCAGATGGCGAGAGTGCTATCAACAAAGCAAAAGAAGGCAATTATGACGTAATTATAATGGATATCAGACTGCCAGACAAAAGTGGAGTTAAAGCATGTGAAGAGATTATGAATAATAACCCTGAAGCAAATGTTGTAATGCTGACAGCTTATTCTGATGATGATGCTTTAATCGAATCCATCCTTGCCGGAGCATCAGGCTATCTGCTAAAGGAGGTTAAAGCCAAATCCCTTGTAGATACCGTCGTAAAGGCTGCTATGGGTCAGCCGCTTTTGAGTAACGAAATAACCCAAAAAGTTATGGAAAGACTACAAGAGAAAAATGAAAATAAAAGGAAAAAAACCTCTGAAAGACTATCTCCTAGAGAATTTAATATATTAGAATTAGTATCAGAAGGAAAAACCAATAAAGAAATTGGTGAAAAACTATATATTAGCGAAAAAACTGTAAGAAATCAGCTTAGCAGTATTATGAGTAAATTAGATTTAAGTAATAGAGCCCAGGCTGCGGCATTTTATGCCTCAGAGTTAAAAGATAAAAATAGCTAA
- a CDS encoding sensor histidine kinase, producing the protein MIKEFFIEYLAEIYFIYGLSFIIMAIAITLQVKDYSSKTIVGNLWLLAVFGYLHGVSEWSYFYIPFRESHFSEFVLELINLNLVGISFGFLLLFGLKFLYDLKGNEVIKYIIYFSIFLILVWLGYFVIYRLILIGENTELWFNSAQIISRYFFAFPGGLISGIAFYLHKKQNKDRLYNKNVSMNYNILTFSLILYGIFAGVIVPEGYFFPSSVVNMDVFFRLVNIPVPLFRTFFCLLITICIIIILRNIQSENLAKLSRIDSENAILLERERIKKDLHDDVIQSIYAVGLGLETSIDDIENDEYDKIKSQVENSIDSLNKVLSNLRLHIEDLKTAEYASQTLLDLLEKLKDKLNYNMDIKITNNLKPSLVVPPNIKANLYHVLSELLINAIKHSRGDLVTIELNQEKDKLVIITQDNGRGIDLNKLEEKQKKGDKLGLINVKERMNNLGGSFWLTTENSKGTRVKLEVPLD; encoded by the coding sequence ATGATTAAGGAATTTTTTATAGAATACCTGGCTGAAATATATTTCATATACGGATTGTCATTTATTATAATGGCTATTGCTATAACCCTTCAGGTTAAAGATTATTCAAGTAAGACAATTGTAGGGAACCTGTGGCTATTAGCTGTTTTTGGGTATTTGCACGGGGTTTCTGAATGGAGTTACTTTTACATTCCTTTCAGAGAGTCTCATTTTTCAGAATTTGTTTTAGAACTTATAAATTTAAACCTGGTAGGGATTTCTTTTGGTTTTTTATTATTATTTGGTCTAAAATTTCTGTATGATCTAAAAGGCAACGAAGTAATAAAATATATAATATATTTTTCTATCTTTCTTATTTTAGTTTGGCTAGGCTATTTTGTAATTTATAGGTTGATTTTGATTGGGGAAAACACAGAGCTGTGGTTTAATTCTGCGCAGATAATAAGCAGGTACTTTTTTGCTTTTCCGGGAGGACTGATCTCTGGGATAGCTTTTTATCTTCACAAAAAACAGAATAAAGATAGACTTTACAATAAAAATGTATCTATGAATTATAATATTTTGACTTTTTCCCTTATTTTGTATGGAATTTTTGCAGGGGTAATTGTACCTGAAGGATATTTTTTCCCGTCCTCTGTAGTAAATATGGACGTATTTTTCAGGCTGGTAAATATACCTGTGCCTCTCTTTAGGACTTTTTTCTGCTTATTAATCACTATTTGCATTATTATTATTTTGAGAAATATCCAGTCAGAGAATTTAGCAAAGCTCAGCAGGATAGACAGCGAAAATGCAATTCTTTTAGAAAGAGAAAGAATTAAAAAAGACCTGCATGATGATGTTATCCAATCTATATATGCAGTAGGCCTTGGTCTTGAAACGAGTATAGACGACATTGAAAATGATGAATATGATAAAATAAAATCACAGGTAGAGAATTCGATTGACAGCTTAAATAAAGTTTTATCTAATCTTAGGCTTCATATTGAAGACCTAAAAACGGCTGAATATGCCTCACAGACACTTTTGGACCTGTTAGAAAAGCTTAAAGATAAGCTAAACTATAATATGGATATCAAAATAACTAATAATCTAAAACCATCTCTGGTGGTGCCTCCAAATATAAAAGCAAACTTATATCATGTACTCAGTGAGTTACTAATCAATGCTATAAAGCATTCAAGGGGTGACCTTGTGACAATAGAGCTAAACCAGGAAAAAGATAAATTAGTTATAATTACACAAGATAACGGAAGAGGGATAGATCTTAACAAATTAGAAGAAAAGCAAAAAAAAGGCGACAAACTAGGACTGATAAATGTTAAGGAAAGAATGAATAACTTAGGTGGCAGCTTTTGGCTTACAACAGAGAACTCAAAAGGTACCAGGGTTAAATTAGAAGTGCCACTTGATTAA